The genomic region GTTCCATCTGGTGAAAGTACTCTTTTTCCTCGAACATCAGCACGATGGCGTTTCGGGCGGCGGGGCGGCGTTCCAAAAGGGTAAGCGCGTGTTCAAAAAAATGGGGATTGCGCAATGTCGCGGGAGATACGCTGATGACGAAACGTTTGTCCGGACCGGTACATACGCTTCCGATCTCCTCGAGTATCTCGCTCTCAAACCGGCGCATCAGGTTCAGGCGGTTGAGGATCGGAACGTAGCGGCTTTGATGGATCAGTTTTCCTTTGGAATCGACCAGCTTGACGGCGGTATCGTACATTTCGCCCTCCTCCGAGAGGATCGGCCAAAACCCGATGCTGAACCGTTTTTCTTCGAGCGCTCCGGCTACCTCTTTTTCGAGTTCGTTGATCGGATAATCCTCTTCTTTTTCAATCTTCGTCCGTTCGTTGTGAAGCTCGTACAAACGGCTGACCAGCAGTTCGGCATCGCGCGTCAGCCGCGTATCGGCCATCACCGCTTCAAGACGTATTTCGATGTCGTTGCGGACAAAATTCTGGTATTTGCTCAAAAAAAGTTCCAAAAGCGGGATATGGTCCTCTTTTTCCCCCGGAAAGAGGAGGAGAAACACCCCCCCGCGGTATCGGCATACCGGAAGTTTCTCAAGTCCTTTTTCGGCAAAAAAACGGTTCACCTTCCCTACCACGTCGACCAGCGCGGCATCCCCGTTTTTGATCCCGTAGCGTTCATTGATGTACCACAGGTTTTCGACGCTGATCATCATCAGCGTCGAGACACCCTTTTGGACGTTTCTGTC from Campylobacterota bacterium harbors:
- a CDS encoding EAL domain-containing protein, with product MTYTEQKERSHRFVLALRIGLPVFLLVALTLFTLLSKWTETMFESFVLMSITMLVFIVYFILYLIYQSSRENITDPLTHTFTADYFFKFFDRNVQKGVSTLMMISVENLWYINERYGIKNGDAALVDVVGKVNRFFAEKGLEKLPVCRYRGGVFLLLFPGEKEDHIPLLELFLSKYQNFVRNDIEIRLEAVMADTRLTRDAELLVSRLYELHNERTKIEKEEDYPINELEKEVAGALEEKRFSIGFWPILSEEGEMYDTAVKLVDSKGKLIHQSRYVPILNRLNLMRRFESEILEEIGSVCTGPDKRFVISVSPATLRNPHFFEHALTLLERRPAARNAIVLMFEEKEYFHQMERFSQQIAHYRKAGYKIGLDRLGGYHTTMLYLKELDVDVARFDPLYSRHIREEKHQNLLQGLNLGAHLCGVKTWISMIEDEESDRIARSLKINYRQGNYLGKILTTKDIQG